AAGCACGCTGAGCCGTGGCGGTCGATCGACCACGGGTCCCACCACGGGACTTCTAATTAGAGCGGAGGGCTTCCACGGGATCGAGCCGCGACGCCCGCCGGGCGGGTAGCCAGGCTGCGAGGCACGCGATGAGCAGGAGAAGGAGAGCCACTGTGAGAAACGTCGGAGCGTCGGTCGGCAGGATCCCGTAGAGCTGGCTTTCGAGGAGCCGGGCGAGGAAAAGCGCCGCGAACGAGCCCAACATCAGACCGAAGGTGGAAAGCGCGACCGCCTCACGGAGGACGAGGGCGGCGATCCCTCGACCGTGGGCGCCCATCGCCATCCGGATACCGATTTCCGCACGTCGGCGGCTGACCGAGTACGATAAAACACCGTACAGGCCGACTGCCGCGAGCGCGAGGGCCAGCCCGGCGAACACCGATAGCAGCGCAAGCTGGAATTCACGAAAGGCAAGAGAACCCGACACCATGTCCTCGAGGGTTCGAACCCCATAGAGCGGGAGTCCGGGAGCGAGACGAGCGATCTCTTCGCGGACTCTGGTCATGACGGGCCCGGCCGATCCGTCCAAGTGCAACGTCACACCGACTCTGGCGCCGCCCACCTGGTTCGAGGCGAAATAAAGCTGCATTCGACCTGCCTCGTCGAGCGTTCGCGACTTCACGTGACCGACGACCCCAACGACTTCGCGAAGCGCCGGCTCCTGTCTCGGCCCGTTCATGTTGATGTACTGTCCCACGGCGCCTCCGGGCCAGAATCGGCGTGCCGTCGACTCGTCGAGGATCACCACCCGTGGCGTGCTCGCCGTGTCCGTTTCGGCGAAGTCGCGACCGGCGAGGAGAGGAATACCGAGCGTTTCGAAGTAGCCGGCGCTCACCAGGTTGAGCTCGGCTCCCGGAGTGGGCTGTCCGGGCGCGAGCTCGTGGCCTTCGGGATAGAACGTTCCCGTCCAACCGCTTCCATCGAGAGGAACTCGATCGGACAGGGCGGCCGAACGAACGCCTGGGATCGCTTCCAGGCGCTCGAGCAGGCTCGCCTGAAACGCGATGCGCTCAGCCGCCTCCGGAAATTGCGAGGCGGGAAGCCTGAGCCTCAGGGCGATGCGACCGCGCGGGTCGAACCCCGGATCGAGTCCCGTCAGCTTCTCGAAACTTCGAACCAGAAGCCCGGCACCCGTCATCAGGATCAGCGCGAGTGCCACCTCCGCGACGACCAATGCGCTCCGCAGGCGCCGCAAGCCCTTCGTCGAAGAGCCCGCTCGCAAAGCTCCGTGCAACCGTCCCCCCGCGGCCTGCCACGCCGGAACCAGGCCCGAGACGATTCCCACGAGGAGGGTGACGACCGCGGTCATCACCAGTGCCCTCATGTCGAGGCTCGCCTGCTCCAGGCGCGGCACGTCTCCCGGGACGATGGAGGGAAGCGCACTGAGCGCGAGGCTCGACAGCGCCAACCCGCAGACGCCGCCAGCGAGCGAAAGAAGGGAGCTTTCGACCACGAGTTGTCCGACCAGGCGAGAACGGCTCGCTCCGAGCGAGGATCTGAGGGCGAGCTCGGGCACGCGACCCGATGCGCTCGCGAGAAGCAGGTTTGCCACGTTGGCACCGCTCACCAGGAGCACGAGGACGACGGCGATGGCGAGAACGACGAGAGCCGGCCGCACGTTCTCGATGAGCTGCTCATGGAGCGGCACGACCCGAGCTCCCCAGCCGTTACGCTCGAGGAAGCTCCGCCGCTCGGGAACCCGCTCGAGAACGCTCGCGGCGATTCGGTCCATGTCGCGAGACAAATCGTCCACGGACGCGTTCCGGGCGAGGCGGCCCACGTTGAGCAGGTACTCGTTCCCGCGAAAATCGTCGCCGAGCTGGCTCGGCGAGAAAACGAGGGGAATGTAGACTTCCGTCCCTCGCGGAAAGTCGAAACCAGGCGGCAGCACTCCGAGGACTTGATACCGCGCCCCGTTGAGCTCGATGGTTCGGTCCTCGACCTCCTCGACCAATCCGCCGCTGCCGAAAACGCTCTGCCACAACCCGTAGTCCAGGATCGCGAGGTGCGTGGCGTCGCCCCCGAGCTCATCGGGAAACCGAATGGGCGCGCCTCGGAGCGAAGTGACGCCAAAGACCTCGAAGAAATCGGAAGTCACCTGCGCGACCTGCACGTGCCTCGGCTCGAACTCACCCGAGAGGTTCATGCTCGTGGGGGCAACGGCAGCGATCCGTTCGAGAGTTCGGTGATCGCGTCGCCGATCGACGTAGTCCGGCGGGGACGAGTGCGAGGGGGAGCCATCGTAAGTATTCCAGATCGTGACGATGCGGTCTGACTCGACGTAGGGAAGCGGTCTCAACACCACGGCGTCGAGAACCGAGAAGACGAGCGTTACCGCTCCGAGACCGAGGGCGAGAATTCCGACAGCCGTAATCGAAACGGCGGGCCGGTTTGAAAGCGTCCGGATCGCGAACTTCGCTTCGGCACTCAGGCCCAAGAGCATTTCGTTTCCTCCTCGGCGCTTGTCGCGATTTGTCGCCTCCCATCTCTCGGCAAGCGCACAGCCCACGAGGTCGACGAGGGCTTTGGCGCTCGCCGAGCAAATGGCTGCCCGCCCACGAGGGGTCGCTTCGGAAAGCTGCTCGCGAAAAAACGCCACCATCTCATCTTCGAACTCGTCCCGGAACTTCCGTGGATAAAGGCTCAGCAGCCACCGGTAAATGCGCACGAGGCTCACGGAGCGCTCTCGGCAAGGAGCTTTCTCACTTTGTGGTGGGTCAAGAGCCCCTTCATCCGGTGTGCCTCCACCGCAGCGATTCGCCGCCCTCGAGGCGTCAGACGGTAGTAGCGGCGTCGTGCGTCTTCGTCCGAGCGCTCGACGAGCCCGGCCTCCATGAGACGACGAATGGACCGGTAAAGGTTGCCCGCATCGAGAACAATCGCCGATTCGGTCAGCTCCTGGATGTCGCGGCGAATTCCGTACCCATGGCGCTTCGTGTCGACGAGAGTGAGAAGAATAAGAAAGTCCACGGGTCCGATCGGAGAAGTCATCGTTGTTCGACTAGTACGAACGACTATAGTCATATTACCTATATACTGTCAAGCGTCTGATTCGAGCGAACTCGGCGGGAGGTTTTGTCGTCCTAATGTAATCATGGGCGCCAAATCGGAGCTTCGCCGGACCCTGCGATCGCTGCTCCAGACCCCTCGGGCCACGATCGTCGCCACCCTGACCTTGGCCCTGGGCATCGGTGCGTCGACCGCCATCTTCAGCGTCGTGCACGCCGTGCTGTTGCGCCCCCTTCCCTATCCCGACGCGGATCGTATCGTCCAGGTGTGGCAGGTCAACGACCGCTCGCCAAAGAACTCGCTCTCGCTTCCCAACTTCGAGGATCTGCGCGATCGCAACCGAAGCCTCGAAGCCTTCGCGATCTACGGGACGAGCTCGGTGTCAGTTTCGGGAGGCTCGGAGCCGGTACGACTCCAGTCGTCAGCGGTGTCGCGGCAGTTTTTCGACGTCCTGGGTGTCGAGCCCTCCCTCGGCCGACGATTCGTCGAGGACGAGATGCGCGAAGGCGCTCCGCCAGCGGTCATCGTCAGCTATGGATACTGGCAACGATACCTTGGCGGGAATCCCGACCTGTCCTCGAGCACCTTGAGATTACCGCATCCGTGGCGGTCCGGCGACTCCAACGACCTTCATCCGGTCGTCGGAGTCATGGGCCGAGGGTTTCAATTCCCTCCCGGTACCGACGTCTGGATCGCGCAAGAGCGGAATCCGACGAGCACGAGCCGCACCGCGCACAACTGGTATGCGGTGGCACGGTTGCGGCCCGACGTGAGTCTCGAGCAAGCGCGCTCGGATCTCGGTACCATCGCCAGGGAGCTTCGTCGTACCTACGGCGAGGAAACCTGGATGGTGGACGCGTCGGTGGTCCCGCTCCTCGAGGAGATGGTCGGCGAGGTCCGGGTCGCCTTGCTCGTTTTGACTGGCGCGGTGGCTTTTCTCCTGCTCGTCGCCTCGGTCAACGTCGTCAACTTGCTGCTGGTGCGTGCCCAGTCGAGGCGGAGGGAGATCGCCGTTTCCGCGGCACTCGGCGCCAATCGGTGGCAACTCACGCGTCCGTTCGTCCTCGAGTCCTTGTCGCTCGCTCTCATCGGAGGAGCGCTCGGCATCGTTTTGGCGATCTCGGGCGTTGCCGCGCTTCTGGGCTTCGAGCCCGGGAAGCTGCCGCGCGCGGGCGAGATCGGCGTGAGTATTCCTATGCTGGCGTTCGCTCTGGGGCTGACCCTCGGTACGGCCCTACTTCTCGGGATCGCGGCCTCACTTCGAGCCACGCGGGCCGATGTACAGAGATCGCTCCACGAGACCCAGCGCTCGCAGGCGGGAGGAGCTGGGCGCGGAGGGTCG
This Vicinamibacteria bacterium DNA region includes the following protein-coding sequences:
- a CDS encoding ABC transporter permease; the protein is MSLVRIYRWLLSLYPRKFRDEFEDEMVAFFREQLSEATPRGRAAICSASAKALVDLVGCALAERWEATNRDKRRGGNEMLLGLSAEAKFAIRTLSNRPAVSITAVGILALGLGAVTLVFSVLDAVVLRPLPYVESDRIVTIWNTYDGSPSHSSPPDYVDRRRDHRTLERIAAVAPTSMNLSGEFEPRHVQVAQVTSDFFEVFGVTSLRGAPIRFPDELGGDATHLAILDYGLWQSVFGSGGLVEEVEDRTIELNGARYQVLGVLPPGFDFPRGTEVYIPLVFSPSQLGDDFRGNEYLLNVGRLARNASVDDLSRDMDRIAASVLERVPERRSFLERNGWGARVVPLHEQLIENVRPALVVLAIAVVLVLLVSGANVANLLLASASGRVPELALRSSLGASRSRLVGQLVVESSLLSLAGGVCGLALSSLALSALPSIVPGDVPRLEQASLDMRALVMTAVVTLLVGIVSGLVPAWQAAGGRLHGALRAGSSTKGLRRLRSALVVAEVALALILMTGAGLLVRSFEKLTGLDPGFDPRGRIALRLRLPASQFPEAAERIAFQASLLERLEAIPGVRSAALSDRVPLDGSGWTGTFYPEGHELAPGQPTPGAELNLVSAGYFETLGIPLLAGRDFAETDTASTPRVVILDESTARRFWPGGAVGQYINMNGPRQEPALREVVGVVGHVKSRTLDEAGRMQLYFASNQVGGARVGVTLHLDGSAGPVMTRVREEIARLAPGLPLYGVRTLEDMVSGSLAFREFQLALLSVFAGLALALAAVGLYGVLSYSVSRRRAEIGIRMAMGAHGRGIAALVLREAVALSTFGLMLGSFAALFLARLLESQLYGILPTDAPTFLTVALLLLLIACLAAWLPARRASRLDPVEALRSN
- a CDS encoding archaellum operon transcriptional activator EarA family protein — protein: MTSPIGPVDFLILLTLVDTKRHGYGIRRDIQELTESAIVLDAGNLYRSIRRLMEAGLVERSDEDARRRYYRLTPRGRRIAAVEAHRMKGLLTHHKVRKLLAESAP
- a CDS encoding ABC transporter permease — encoded protein: MGAKSELRRTLRSLLQTPRATIVATLTLALGIGASTAIFSVVHAVLLRPLPYPDADRIVQVWQVNDRSPKNSLSLPNFEDLRDRNRSLEAFAIYGTSSVSVSGGSEPVRLQSSAVSRQFFDVLGVEPSLGRRFVEDEMREGAPPAVIVSYGYWQRYLGGNPDLSSSTLRLPHPWRSGDSNDLHPVVGVMGRGFQFPPGTDVWIAQERNPTSTSRTAHNWYAVARLRPDVSLEQARSDLGTIARELRRTYGEETWMVDASVVPLLEEMVGEVRVALLVLTGAVAFLLLVASVNVVNLLLVRAQSRRREIAVSAALGANRWQLTRPFVLESLSLALIGGALGIVLAISGVAALLGFEPGKLPRAGEIGVSIPMLAFALGLTLGTALLLGIAASLRATRADVQRSLHETQRSQAGGAGRGGSSRLLVASQVAMTLTLLVGAGLLGRSLFRLLEVDPGFRAQGKLVMSLFAPYASDAAESRRLAATQEELLARIAAIPGVVRAGSVDRLPMATGYRNGLFLELRFPDEVTSYEDFGRLMDAEERTGFAEYRAASPGFFETMGIPLVGGRLFETTDTMDGRHVAVISQTLAETKWPGEDPMGKLIQFGNMDGHLEALHVVGIVSDVLHGGLDSEPKATIYTNAWQRPTGNFSVVMEVSSDVANIVPAAQRVVSELLPDVPPSFRTMDAVLTDSVAERRFNLLLLAVFGITALGLAVMGVYGVVSYVVSQRTSEIGIRVALGADPGMVTRLVIGEGLRPIAFGIALGLVVAFGLSRFLASLLFEISATDPLTFAALPVVLGIVALAACYAPARAAARLAPMLTLRSE